The window GAAGTCTTTCCCTGTGAACCATCTCCCTCTTTAGAAAGGGATAGATAACGTCTCTGTAGGAGCTTGATTCTGGTAAGTCTAGTATTTGCTGGTAGAGTTCAATTGCAGCATTTTCACCTGCAATGTCCTCTTTTAGTAGGTGGATTAGCCTCTTTCCCGTTTGAGGAGGCCAAGCTGCAACGGTAGGATTTGCTCCTTCCTTAATTAAAATTCTCGTTAACTCCCTTGCGTGAACAACTTCATCGTTCATGTTTTCAAGGAGAACGGACCAAATTTTCCTCTTTTGAATAATTCCCGAATGGTTAATGTACTGAATAATTGCTCCGTATTCATGGGATATGGCAAGGTTACAGAGGTTTATAAACTGAGACTCACTGCTTATAGAGGAGTGGGCCTCAGAGGGTAAAGTTTTTAAGTTCACAAGGCCTGCTAAAGAGCCTAACA of the Thermovibrio guaymasensis genome contains:
- a CDS encoding ferritin-like domain-containing protein, whose translation is MDKKRREILKFMLGSLAGLVNLKTLPSEAHSSISSESQFINLCNLAISHEYGAIIQYINHSGIIQKRKIWSVLLENMNDEVVHARELTRILIKEGANPTVAAWPPQTGKRLIHLLKEDIAGENAAIELYQQILDLPESSSYRDVIYPFLKREMVHRERLQRLINALSPKG